In the Candidatus Rickettsiella isopodorum genome, TATTAACGCCTTGTTCTAATAAATATAAAAATACCCTATCACTGCCATATCTTGTCGCAATATGTAATAGGCTTTGTCCATTTTTACTGGAAACCGCTTGATTAAGATCATAATCTTCACGGATACAACTTTTTAAAAAATCTAATTCTTCTTTTAGTTTTACTAAATCATTTTTCTTAACAGCTTTAATTATATTCATGATTCCCATAATTTTAACCCTTATATAAATCTATATAAAAAACATAATAAAGCATAAATATAAAAAATTAAGGAAATATTAATACCTGAATAAAGCACCTTGATTCTTTAGAAAAACTAGAATGACATCCTCTACTTAGAATATTTTCGTATAACTCCTTTTAGACTCTTAAGTAAATCAGTCCTATCAGTGTTTTTTTGTCAATTTTAGCCGCCTGCACATTACCGACTATATCAAAATCAATGTGATTTTCAGCATCCATTGTTTTTTTATTTTTTTTGGTTAACTTGTTTCAATATCGGAAAATTGGCTTCCTGTATCGTTGATAATAAAATTTTTGAGATTTCACAGAGCTGTCCACTTTTTATTTTACCTACCAATTTCGCTAGCAAAGCAACTTCATTAAAGTCAGCATTAATTTCTGACTCTTTTAAATCTTTCTCAAATTCAGTTATGATATTTAATGCGTAGGCTTGTACTTCTAAATCAGAGAGATAATTATCTTGAAAAAAGTTGTGTTTTTTACCTGTTTTTTTTCTTACCAGCATATCAACTAAATACAACGTATTATTCATATGTAAATAATCAACCTTAAACTTTTGATCATTCAAATTATTATGCGGACAAGAAATTGGCTTGAAAAATCCAAGTAAATTAAACCCCTCTGCAGAGTTGATATTTACTGTACGATGTTTTGAAGGCAACTCATTTTCTAATTTAACCTCTACATGATGCTGTCGAGATATTTTTGTTTTTGACTCTAAATCTTTTGCTAAAGGGTTAGGATCTATCTGAACAACTTCTAGCGATTTGTTACGTTTATAATTTTTTTTTCTTAGATATTGTATTATCTCATAATGGCGATTTATGATTGCCAGGTTTATTGGAGTATGCCCATCTCTATTTTTTACTTTTAAAATAGCCTTTTTTTCCAACAAATATTTCACTATTTCTAACGAAAACTTGGCATCGCGAATGGTCATAGCGAAGTGCAGTGCTGTATTTCCCCTATTACCTGGTGTATTTAGATTCACCGTGCTCTGTTCAACTAGATAATGAATCACTTCTAAACGATGGTTTAAAACAGCCACATGTAACGGAGTATTCCCTTCATTATTTTTTATTTCTATATCCGCCTTTTGTTCCAACAAATATTTCACTATTTCTAATGATAAATTGGAATCACGAATGGTCATAGCGAAGTGCAGTGCTGTATTTCCGCTATTACCTGGTGTATTTAGATTTACCGTACTATGCCCAACCAAGTAACGAATAACTTCTAAATGATAGTTTAAAACCGCAACATGCAACGGGGTATTCCCTTCGTTATTTTTTGCCTCAACATTGGCACTATGATCGAGTAAAATTTGCATCAAATTGATATAACCTACTATACCTACCAGATGTAAGGGTGTATTACCTTGATTATCTGTACTTTTTAAATCAGCACCTTTTTTCACTAAATATTTCACTATCTCTGTATAACCAAACCAAATAGAAAAAAGTAATGGTGTACGCCCGTATAAATCTTTAATCTCTAGATCGATATTTTCTTCTTCTACATGGAATCTAACTAAACTCAACTGACTTTTTTTTATCGCATCAAATATACTGCTTATAGTTAGATTTTTTTCCTTAATTAAATACCTAATAGTCAAAAAACTACCGCTGTTTTCAGCTTCCTGTAAAATGGTTTCATTCTGATTATTTTTAGCTTTTATATCGGCTCCTTGCTCGATTAAATACTTTGTCAGCTTTACGTAATCATATAAGGCGGCAATATGTAATGGCGTACTCCCGTTATTATCCCTTGCATTTAAGATAGCACCGCACTCTATTAGATATTCGACTATCTTTAAATTATTCCTTGAAACTGCTAAATGTAAAGGCGTATTACCTGAATGATCTTTTGCCTCAATATCAGCACCTTTCTCGATAAGATGCTTGACTATTTCTAAATAGCAGCTTTTTGAAGCTTCGTGAAGAGCAGTCCTATTCGACTCGTCCTTTATTTCTAAATTAGCTTTCTTTTCTATAAGATATTGAACTATCTCTAAATGACCATTTTTTGCAGCATAATGCAAAGGAGTACGCCCTTGTTCATCTTGTACTTCTAAATTAACTCCATTTTCTACAAGAAACTTCACTATCTGTAAGTGATTATTTTTGGAAGCCTCATGAAGAGGAGTGCTACCTTGTTTATCTTTTATTTCCAACTTTGCATTTTTCTTTGTAAAATATTTAACTATTTTTAAAGATCCGCTTTTGGAAGCCTCATGGAGAGGAGTTTTATTCCACTCATTCCTTGGCTCTAAATTAGCTTTTTTTTCTTCTATGAGATATTTAACAATTTCTAAATGGCCATTACTAGATGCTACATGCAAGGGAGTAATACCCACCTCATCTCTTATTTCTAAATTTAGCCCTTTTTCTGCGAGAAATTTTACTATTTTTATTTCTCCACTCATTGCTGCATAATAGAATACCTGCTGGTATATATTATTTTTTATTTCCGAATTAACCGCTATTTTTTCTACTAAATATTCCATTAAAGCTATATTATTATTCAAGATAATTATCTGTAGTGGTGTCTTATTTTTATTATTAACGGCTCTCCAATTAGCATTTGCTTCGAGTAAATAATTAACTAATTCTAAATCATCCATTAAAACGGCAATATGTAAAGGGGTATTACCCTCATTATTTTTTGCTTCTAAGTTTACATTTTTTTCAATCAAATACTTCACTAATTCAGGATAGCCATTGCTAATAGCAGAATGTAATGGCGTATTATTAGCACTATCTCTAATCTCTAAATTAGCACCGCTTTCAACAAAATTCTTAACAAGTTCTAAATCTCCTCTTAAGGTCGCAATATATAAAGGAGGCATATTTATATTCGTTTTATTTTCTGGATTTACTTTTTTACTCAGTAAATAATTAACAATCTCTGTATAACCAAATAATGTAGCATAATAGAGTGGGCTATTATGTTGTTTATCCATTGATTCTACATTAGCTCCTTTATCAACTAAATACCGAACCATATCTAAATGACCATTTCGAATAGCATAATACAATGCCGTGTTCCCTGCATTAGTTATTTTGTTAACATCCATGCCTTTTTTGATTAAATATTCTGCTATCGCTAAATTATTTTCTTGAGCAGCATAGTGCAAAGGCGTAATACCATTACTATATTCTTCTTCTAAGTTTGCTCCATTTTCTATCAGATATTTTACTATCGCTAAATGCCTATATTGAGCCGCATAACTCAACAGTGTATCACCTCGTTTATTAATGATATTTAAATCCGATCCACTCTCAAATAAATATTTAACGATATCTAAATGACCGTATAGAGTGGCCAGGTGTAATGGTGTATTGCCTATAATTCTGTCCTTTACTTCTAAATGTGAACCACTTTTTAGTAAATATTTTACTATATTGAGATAACCGTATTGCGCGGCAAGATGTAATGGTGTACTTCCATCTAAATTTTTACTATTTATTCTAGCACCTGCTTCCACAAAAAACTTTACCGTACCTAAACAACCGTGTCTTACCGCTCTAAATATATTATTGATCACTAGATTTCTATTTATTAATTGCGAATTACATTGTCGGCTACGAAAACGAACTAGGTTAATTTTACTCTGTTGAATGGGATATTTATTCTTTTGTAACATTTTCCAAACTCCTTGTTAATTTTTTTACATTCCTAATTTTTCTAAAATCTATGTGCAGAATAAATATTATCTCTAATATTTTATTAAATAACAAATAAATTTTTTTATTCAAATTAATTTAAGAAATTATTTTATATCTTTAATTATTGCTCAAATACTCTATCTTGCCAACTAAATATAATGCTATTTTATATATAATTAAAAATAGAAAATTTTTTAATCTTTTTCTTACGTTATTAAACCTATTTAAGGGTAATAACACTTATTCAAATAAAAAATAAAAGCTGATACAGTATAACTAACAGAAGAATAAAAAAAATGATATTAAATACTTAATACTTAATCAAAACTAATAAGATGAACAGCTGAACCTCTATCGAATACGAGTAAATCGGTATCCGTCATATGCGATTTAAATTAAGAAATCAATGAACTAAAAAAAACGCATAAAAATGTACGCATAAAATAAAAGGAAAAATAATAATGGAGAAAAAAAATGAAAATCCAAAAACTTATGTTCAAAATGTATTAGACTCTTCAAGTGACAAGATACTTTATCGAGTTATTAGAGAATCTTTACTCTCTTATGAAGAAAATAATTCAAACTACGCTATTTTAAGCACGCGTGTTAAACGAATCAATAATGACGAAACGCTTGTGGAAGCAACAGTAAAAAACCAGTATAGCTATTGGTTAAGTCAAGAGGATATCGCTGAGATCGCTCGCTTAGAGTATAACAATTATCATAGAGAGAGCGATGCTACATTTGAAGTATTAGGTTCTATGCCACAGCTATATATTACCTTAGAGCTATTTCAGCTTAAAATACGAGCCAGTAAATTAGCTTCCGCTCGACTTACTTTAATTATTAACTTAGCGAATTTACATTGGGTGACGTTAGTTATTGCTTATAAAAATAATCAATATGTGGGCTATTATACCGATTCAAAAGATAATCCTATCCCGCCTGAGTACTATCAACTACTTTTAAATGCCTTCCAAATATCCTCGTTAAGTTTAAGCCCTGGTTTTATTCAACAAAAAGATGACTCCAATTGCGGTTTATGGGCGCTCGAAAATGCGGCTGACCTGAATCAGATGATTGATCAGAATCAATCCATACTCTGGATAATTAATAAATTGAAACGATCACGCAGTAAAGAATATTTTAATACGAGAAGGGAATATTTTGCTGAAAAACTCCGTGCTGATCCAGCTTGGAATGAACGACATCCACTGCTCTCGCAAGGCCTTATCGTCCAAGAAGCGTTACCAACTAAAACTGAACCTGATCCTAAACGATTTAAAGCGATGATTAAAGATGAAAAAGAAAAAGTAACGATTTTATTAGAGACGTTTGTCGAAACCTTTATGAGTGCTTTTATAAAAAAACTTGGTGCCTATCATTTATTAGCCAAAGGAGAAAGCTTAACAGAGGAAAGTCTGAAAACTGAATTAAAAACAGGGTTAACCGGTGCGTTATTAGGGATAGGTATTTCTCAAAGCCTTATGGGTTCAATTCCTTCATTGGTGACTTCGTTGAGAATGATTAGTGGTAAATTTTACCCCTCTAAAGATAAAGCCCAAAAAATTACCAAGATTTTTTCTGAAATTAAGTCAGA is a window encoding:
- a CDS encoding ankyrin repeat domain-containing protein; protein product: MLQKNKYPIQQSKINLVRFRSRQCNSQLINRNLVINNIFRAVRHGCLGTVKFFVEAGARINSKNLDGSTPLHLAAQYGYLNIVKYLLKSGSHLEVKDRIIGNTPLHLATLYGHLDIVKYLFESGSDLNIINKRGDTLLSYAAQYRHLAIVKYLIENGANLEEEYSNGITPLHYAAQENNLAIAEYLIKKGMDVNKITNAGNTALYYAIRNGHLDMVRYLVDKGANVESMDKQHNSPLYYATLFGYTEIVNYLLSKKVNPENKTNINMPPLYIATLRGDLELVKNFVESGANLEIRDSANNTPLHSAISNGYPELVKYLIEKNVNLEAKNNEGNTPLHIAVLMDDLELVNYLLEANANWRAVNNKNKTPLQIIILNNNIALMEYLVEKIAVNSEIKNNIYQQVFYYAAMSGEIKIVKFLAEKGLNLEIRDEVGITPLHVASSNGHLEIVKYLIEEKKANLEPRNEWNKTPLHEASKSGSLKIVKYFTKKNAKLEIKDKQGSTPLHEASKNNHLQIVKFLVENGVNLEVQDEQGRTPLHYAAKNGHLEIVQYLIEKKANLEIKDESNRTALHEASKSCYLEIVKHLIEKGADIEAKDHSGNTPLHLAVSRNNLKIVEYLIECGAILNARDNNGSTPLHIAALYDYVKLTKYLIEQGADIKAKNNQNETILQEAENSGSFLTIRYLIKEKNLTISSIFDAIKKSQLSLVRFHVEEENIDLEIKDLYGRTPLLFSIWFGYTEIVKYLVKKGADLKSTDNQGNTPLHLVGIVGYINLMQILLDHSANVEAKNNEGNTPLHVAVLNYHLEVIRYLVGHSTVNLNTPGNSGNTALHFAMTIRDSNLSLEIVKYLLEQKADIEIKNNEGNTPLHVAVLNHRLEVIHYLVEQSTVNLNTPGNRGNTALHFAMTIRDAKFSLEIVKYLLEKKAILKVKNRDGHTPINLAIINRHYEIIQYLRKKNYKRNKSLEVVQIDPNPLAKDLESKTKISRQHHVEVKLENELPSKHRTVNINSAEGFNLLGFFKPISCPHNNLNDQKFKVDYLHMNNTLYLVDMLVRKKTGKKHNFFQDNYLSDLEVQAYALNIITEFEKDLKESEINADFNEVALLAKLVGKIKSGQLCEISKILLSTIQEANFPILKQVNQKK